Genomic DNA from Brenneria izadpanahii:
GCCGGAGGTGGGCGACAACAGGCCCAGAACCACGCGCACCAGCGTTGACTTGCCCGCGCCATTAGGGCCGAGCAGCGTAAGAATACGTCCCGCCTGTAAAGACAGCGAGATATCTGACAGCACTTTCTTACTGCCGAACGACACTGAAATATTATTGAGTGATACCAATGTGGACATAGAATTCGATTTGCAGAGATTCTGTAATGTTATAATATAACAAACTACACGTTAAAATCGATGGGATAACATGCGATGCAAAAGCATATTCAACAAAATAAATGGTTAAAAAGTGTGTTTGTTGCCAGCGCACTGATGGCTTCCGGTGCGTCGATTAACGCCGCCTCCGCCGAAGTAGTAACGTCTATCCGTCCGCTGGGTTTTATCGCTTCAGCGATAACGGAAGGGATTACGCCGACGGAAGTTCTATTACCCAACGGGGCTTCGCCCCATGATTATGCCTTGCGTCCGTCTGATGTCCAGCGTTTACAGTCAGCCGAACTGATCATTTGGGTCGGGCCGGAAATGGAAGCCTTTTTAACGAAACCATTGTCGCAGATTGCACCGGCAAAACAAATCACGTTAGCGGAATTACCGGCAATAAAAGCGGAATTGATAAAAGAAGCTGAACATCATCACGATCATGACGATAACGATCATGATGAGCATCATAATGATTCCCACGATAACGAACATCATCATGACGGCGAACATTCGGATGAGCACAGCCATGCAGCGGTTTCAGAACCAGAAGAAGAGGGCGATGGACACCATCACGGCGAGTACAATATGCACATTTGGCTGTCTCCTGAGATGTCAAAACAGGCTGCAATTGCTATTCATGCAAAATTATTGGAACTTATGCCTCAAAATAAAGACAAACTAGACGCGAATCTGCTTTATTTTACAGATAAAATCGCGCAGACAGACAAAAAAATTGCTAACATGCTAGCGCCTGTGCGGAATAAGGGTTATTTCGTCTTTCATGATGCCTACGGTTACTTTGAGCAGCGCTATGGTTTAAGTCCGTTAGGCTACTTTACGATTAACCCGGCGATTCAACCCGGAGCACAGCGCTTACACCAGATTCGAACACAGTTGGTTGAGCATAAAGCCGTATGCGTTTTTGCTGAGCCACAATTCAGGCCAGCCGTTATTAACGCTGTCGCCAAAGGAACTGACGTGCGCTTGGGCGTGCTGGATCCGTTGGGAAGCGATATCGCACTGGGTCAGGACAGTTATGTGAACTTCTTATCACAACTGTCGAGTCAGTATCTGAGCTGCCTGGAGGAAAAATCATGAGGATACGAATAAGTGCAGCAGATAGTCCGAACTATCGCTCTGGCGTATAACAACCTGCCAAGACCCCACCGCGTGATGCTGGGGTCCCTTACCGTTATGACATTGGCCGTTGCAGTTTGGCGGCCTTTTGTTTATCCCCCCGTTAGCGATGCTCCCGTGATAGTGAAAGACGTTGCTCTGGAAGCCAACCAGTTGCGCGCGCTTACGCCGGAGGCCAGCGAACCTATCGATCAACCCACGCCTGATGATGAAATTCCGCAGGATGAATTGGACGATAAAACCGACGAAGATGGAGCGGTGCATGAATACGTCGTTTCAACCGGCGATACGCTGGGTAGCATTCTTACCCAGTATGGCATTGATATGGCGGATGTCACCCAGCTTGCCGAAGGAAACCCGGCGCTGCGCAATCTTAAGATCGGCCAGCAGATATCTTGGGTACTCGGGGATAACGGTGAGTTGCAGAGTTTGACCTGGCAAATGTCGCGTCGTGAAACCCGGTTTTATGAGCGCGTAGGCGCCGAATTTAAAGAGCGAATTGAAACTCTGAAAGGGGAATGGCGTAATAGCGTACTAACCGGCCGTCTGAACGGGAGTTTCGTCAACAGCGCCAGAAACGCCGGTTTAACCCAGGGGGAAATCGGCGCGGTGGTTAAGGCGTTGCAATGGCAACTGGATTTCCGCAAGCTGCGCAAGGATGATACTTTCGCCGTGCTGTTATCCCGCGAAATCCTGGATGGCCGTAGCGAGCAGAGTGAACTGCTGGGGGTTCGTCTGAATAGCGGCGGTAAAGATTATTATGCCATCCGCGCCGATGACGGCAAATTCTACGACAAAGAAGGTTCCGGCCTAACCCGTGGATTCATGCGTTTCCCTACCATTAAACAGTTCCGTATTTCCTCGAATTTTAACCCGCGCCGTATTAATCCCGTTACCGGGCGTGTCGCGCCGCATAAAGGCGTCGATTTTGCCATGCCGGTCGGTTCTCCTGTGTTGGCCGTCGGCGATGGGGAAGTGCTTATCGCCAAGCGCAGCGGTGCGGCGGGCAACTATGTCGCGATACGGCATGGTAGACAGTACACCACGCGATATATGCACCTGAATCGTATCTTGGTGAAGCCTGGTCAAAAAGTTAAGCGCGGCGATCGCATCGGTTTGTCCGGAAACACCGGGCGCTCGACCGGTCCGCACCTGCACTATGAGTTCTGGATAAACCAGCAGGCGGTTAATCCATTAACGGCTCAGTTGCCTCGCTCCGAAGGTTTGAGCGGCAAAGAACGCCGCGATTATCTGGCGCAGGTGAAAGAAGTTGTACCCCAGCTTCAATTTGATTAGTTTCTGATGGAAAATAATTAGCCGGCAGCTTGCTGCCGGCGTTTTCATTTATATCCCTTGCGATTTTTCAGGTCGCTGGCTTGTTGGCTTCATTACTTATCCTTTGGGGTGCCGTCCGCCTGCATCTTGGAAAACACCGGGAGCGTTTTTAACCTTAGTTTCCGGAGGCGGGCTGGGGAGTCCGCCGTAAATTTATTGGGTTATAGGTTTTTCGGTTTATTTGAAGAGTTGATGATGGAAAAAGAGAAAAAAACGAGCGCTGAGTTTGTCCCTCAGTTCCAACGTGCCTTTTATCACCCTCGATACTGGGGAACCTGGCTGGGCATCGGGGTAATAGCCGTTGTTGCATATATTCCGGCTCGTTTAAGAAATCCGCTGCTGGGGGGATTAGGACGTCTGGTTGGCCGATTTGCCAAGGGAGCCCGCCGCCGCGCGCGCATTAACTTACTGTACTGCCTGCCTGAGCTAACCGAGGAGCAGCGTGAAACCATCATCGATAATATGTTCGCTACGGCTCCGCAAGCGATGATTATGATGGTGGACGTGGGCATTCGCGATCCTAAAAAAGTAGAGAAACATGTTCGCTGGCATGGCGACGAGATCCTGCACCAATTAAAGGAGCGGGGGCGGAATATCATCTTCCTGGTGCCGCATGGCTGGGCTGTTGATATTCCCGCCATGTTGATAAGTTCGCGTGGGCAAAATATAGCCGCCATGTTCCATAACCAGAAAAACGAATTAGTGGATTATTGGTGGAATAGGCTACGCCGCCGTTTCGGCGGACGGATTCATGCGCGTAATGACGGCATAAAGCCGTTTATCAGTTCCATTCGGCAGGGATACTGGGGATATTATCTTCCCGATCAGGATCATGGCGCGGAACACAGTGAATTCGTCGATTTTTTCGCTACCTATAAGGCGACGTTGCCGGCTATCGGCCGTTTGATGAAAGTTTGCCGCGCGGATGTTGTTCCGTTGTTCCCGGTATACGATGCGAAAACCTGCTGTCTTGATGTTTTCATCCGTCCGCCGATGGATGATCTGGCCGACGCCGATGATAAGCGCATTGCGCGCCGCATGAATGAGGAAGTCGAAATTCTGGTCAGACCGAACCCGGAGCAATACACCTGGATCCTTAAGCTGTTGAAAACCCGCAAGCCGGGAGAGATCGAACCCTATTGCCGGGACGATCTATACCGCGATTAATTATGCCGCTTGCGTTGGTCAGCATGGGGGTGGCAAAGAAGGCTTGTCACGATAAAAAAGCCGGGCGGTTTATTCATCGCCCGGCTTTTTAACTATATCGAATCAATAGCGGAGCAATGCACGACATCATGCTCTGCTGTTTTATCGGCTACTCCACCCGAAGGATACGCGTGGTATTGGTGGTGCCTACCGTACCCATTACATCGCCCTGGGTCACAATCACCAGATCCCCGGACGCCAGGAATCCCTTATCACGCAGCCGGATTACGGCATCATTAGCCGCGGCGACGCCATCGGTATAGCTGTCAAAATGCACGGGAGTCACGCCGCGATAAAGCGCGGTCAGATTCAGCGTGTGCTCATGGCGCGACATGGCAAAAATCGGCAGTCCGGAACTGATGCGGGACATCATCAGCGCGGTGCGTCCTGATTCCGTCATGGCGATCAGCGCGGTTACCCCTTTCAGGTGGTTGGCGGCGTACATTGCAGACATCGCAATGGACTCCTCAATGTTATCGAACTGCACATCAAGACGGTGTTTGGATACATTGATGCTGGGGATTTTTTCTGCGCCAAGACACACCTTCGCCATTGCGGCCACCGTTTCGGCCGGGTACTGTCCGGCGGCGGTTTCGGCTGAGAGCATAACGGCGTCGGTACCATCCAACACCGCGTTGGCCACGTCCATCACCTCTGCGCGTGTCGGCATCGGGTTCGTGATCATGGACTCCATCATTTGTGTTGCCGTAATTACCGCACGGTTGAGCTTACGGGCGCGGCGGATCAGCTTTTTCTGGATGCCAACCAGTTCGGGATCGCCGATTTCAACCCCTAAATCACCGCGGGCGACCATAACAACGTCGGAAGCCAGAATAATGTCGTCCATGGCCTCATCGGAGGAAACCGCCTCGGCACGTTCCACTTTGGACACGATTTTGGCGTGGCAGCCGGCGTCGCGCGCAAGACGGCGCGCGTAATTCAGATCCTCGCCGGTGCGGGGAAAAGAGACCGCCAGATAATCCACGCCGATCTTTGCGGCGGTAATAATGTCTTCTTTATCTTTTTCGGTTAGCGCTTCGGCGGAAAGACCGCCGCCGAGCTTGTTGATCCCTTTGTTGTTAGACAGAGGACCACCCACGGTAACTTCGGTGTAAACCTTCATCCCTTCAACCTGCAGGACTTTCAACTGCACTCGGCCGTCGTCCAGCAGCAGAATGTCGCCTGGGACGACGTCGGCTGGAAGACCTTTGTAATCAATACCAACTTTTTCTTTATCGCCTTCGCCTTTGGACAGATTGGCGTCCAACAGGAATTTATCGCCGATATTGAGAAAAATTTTACCTTCCTTGAAGGTGGAAACTCGAATTTTCGGACCCTGTAAATCACCAAGAATAGCAACGTGGCGGCCTAATTTAGCGGCAATTTCACGAACTTTATTGGCTCGTAACTGATGATCTTCTGCTGTGCCATGAGAAAAATTCAGGCGTACTACGTTAGCGCCTGCAGCAATAATCTTTTCCAGATTATTGTCGCGGTCCGTAGCTGGCCCCAAGGTAGTGACGATTTTGGTTCTTCTGAGCCGTCTGGACATGTATAACTCCGTTGACTTGTGAAGCAGTAGTGTTTCGATTAATGTCAGGTAGCGGTGAAAAATGTAACTTTACAACGAAACTATTTCATCCGGGTTACCCGAATTCCGTATGAACCTGGTGTCGTGTTAGCAGCCGTTATGTCAAGTAATGATGCCAGTTTAAAAATAAACTCCATTGAGCATTAACAAACTAATTGAAGGTTTTGGTAAATTGTTCCTCTTTATCAAAACGCGATTCCCGTAATGCTTCTTTGACTCGCTTCAAGTTATCTCTGAATTTTGCTCCACGCCGCAATGTGAAGCCTGTCGCCAGCACGTCAATCAACGTAAGCTGCGCGATACGGGATACCATCGGCATATAAATGTCCGTATCTTCGGGTACATCAACCCGCAGCATCAATGTGGATTCACGAGCAAGCGGCGTGCCGTCGGAAGTGATTGCGATCACTGTCGCATCATTCTTACGCGCCAGGCGAGCCATTTCAACCAGGCTTTTCGTTCTTCCGGTGTGCGAAATGAGCACGACAACGTCCCCTTCGCTCGAATTCATGCAGCTCATGCGCTGCATGACTATGTCGTCAAAGTAAACCACCGGGATATTGAAGCGAAAGAATTTGTTCATGGCGTCATGGGCTACGGCCGCCGATGCGCCAAAGCCAAAGAAAGAGATTTTTTTCGCCTGGGTGAGCAAATCCACCGCCCGGTTAATGGCGCTAATATCAAGACAGGATTTTACGTGTTCCAGTCCCGCCATCGTAGATTCAAAGATTTTGCTAGTATATGAATCAACGCTATCATCTTCTTCAACGTTGCGATTCACATAAGGCGTGCCATTCGCCAGGCTTTGCGCCAGATGCAGTTTGAAATCAGGAAAACCTTTGGTTTCAAGACGGCGGCAGAAGCGATTAACGGTAGGCTCGCTGACCTCGGACATTTTCGCCAGAGTCGCAATGCTTGAGTGAATGGCCGTTTGCGGTGCGCTCAGGATGACTTCGGCGACTTTTCTTTCCGATTTGCTCAGTAGTTCCAGGTAACTCTGAATTTTTTCCAGCATGTTCATATGCGAAGGGCCATGTAAGTTTTTCCGATTTCAGCCAAAGGAGCAACCGATGCGAATTTCGTGAAAATATACTACGACCTTGTAACTGTTGGCAGCGGGCAAAAAGTGAAGTTACTCACTTTTTTTGTCAGAACATGACATGTGTCTAACTTTCAGAAAAGTAATCCGTTGTCGGAAACGGTGAAAAATTTCTTTTTCAGGCGTATGCACCATACCCTTTAGTCATTGTAACAATTCAATTTTTTCGTATTTTTCTGGAAAGTATGGAGAAAATTTTGGCTTTGGGGACGGGTTTACTGGCTAGCGTCAAAAAGAGTACATTACTGCTGTAATAAAATTACAGTATCCCGTAACGAGGAGATGAACATGGCGGTAACTTCAACAGCCCAGGCATGCGACCTGGTTATTTTCGGCGCGAAGGGCGATTTGGCGCGCCGTAAATTGCTGCCTTCACTGTATCAGTTGGAAAAAGCAGGTCATATCCATCCGGAAACCCGGATTATCGGCGTCGGTCGAGCCGATTGGGATAAAGCAGAATACACCCGCGTCATTCGTGATGCGCTGGATACCTTTATGAAAGAGCCGATTGACGAGGCGTTGTGGGAGACGCTAAGCAACCGGCTGGATTTCTGCAATCTTGATGTTGAAGATACGCAAGGTTTTGACCGGTTGGGCAAAATGCTCGACCAAAAAAACCGTACCACCATTAACTACTTCGCCATGCCGCCCAGCACTTTTGGGGCGATTTGCCGCGGTCTGGGCACCGCGGGGCTGAATAAAGAACCGTCTCGCGTGGTGATGGAAAAACCATTGGGAACGGATTTAGCCTCTTCGTGCGTTATCAATGATCAGGTCGCCGAGTATTTTAAAGAGTGTCAGGTTTATCGTATTGACCACTATTTAGGCAAAGAGACGGTGCTGAACCTGTTGGCGCTGCGTTTCGCCAACTCGCTGTTTTCCGCTAACTGGGATAACAGAACCATCGATCACGTACAGATCACGGTGGCTGAAGAAGTGGGAATCGAAGGGCGCTGGGGCTATTTTGATAAAGCGGGCCAGATGCGCGATATGATTCAAAACCATCTGTTGCAGATTCTGACCATGATTGCCATGTCGCCGCCTTCCGATCTGACAACCGATCGTATTCGTGATGAAAAGGTGAAAGTGTTGCGATCGCTGCGCCGCATCGATCGCAACAACGTGCATGAAACCACGGTGCGCGGACAGTACACCTCCGGTTTCGTCCAGGGCAATAAGGTGCCGGGTTATCTGGAGGAAGAGGGCGCCAATAAGACC
This window encodes:
- the znuA gene encoding zinc ABC transporter substrate-binding protein ZnuA encodes the protein MQKHIQQNKWLKSVFVASALMASGASINAASAEVVTSIRPLGFIASAITEGITPTEVLLPNGASPHDYALRPSDVQRLQSAELIIWVGPEMEAFLTKPLSQIAPAKQITLAELPAIKAELIKEAEHHHDHDDNDHDEHHNDSHDNEHHHDGEHSDEHSHAAVSEPEEEGDGHHHGEYNMHIWLSPEMSKQAAIAIHAKLLELMPQNKDKLDANLLYFTDKIAQTDKKIANMLAPVRNKGYFVFHDAYGYFEQRYGLSPLGYFTINPAIQPGAQRLHQIRTQLVEHKAVCVFAEPQFRPAVINAVAKGTDVRLGVLDPLGSDIALGQDSYVNFLSQLSSQYLSCLEEKS
- the mepM gene encoding murein DD-endopeptidase MepM; translated protein: MQQIVRTIALAYNNLPRPHRVMLGSLTVMTLAVAVWRPFVYPPVSDAPVIVKDVALEANQLRALTPEASEPIDQPTPDDEIPQDELDDKTDEDGAVHEYVVSTGDTLGSILTQYGIDMADVTQLAEGNPALRNLKIGQQISWVLGDNGELQSLTWQMSRRETRFYERVGAEFKERIETLKGEWRNSVLTGRLNGSFVNSARNAGLTQGEIGAVVKALQWQLDFRKLRKDDTFAVLLSREILDGRSEQSELLGVRLNSGGKDYYAIRADDGKFYDKEGSGLTRGFMRFPTIKQFRISSNFNPRRINPVTGRVAPHKGVDFAMPVGSPVLAVGDGEVLIAKRSGAAGNYVAIRHGRQYTTRYMHLNRILVKPGQKVKRGDRIGLSGNTGRSTGPHLHYEFWINQQAVNPLTAQLPRSEGLSGKERRDYLAQVKEVVPQLQFD
- the lpxM gene encoding lauroyl-Kdo(2)-lipid IV(A) myristoyltransferase (LpxM is lauroyl-Kdo(2)-lipid IV(A) myristoyltransferase, an enzyme characterized in Escherichia coli and involved in biosynthesis of the form of lipid A found in that species and some closely related species.), with amino-acid sequence MEKEKKTSAEFVPQFQRAFYHPRYWGTWLGIGVIAVVAYIPARLRNPLLGGLGRLVGRFAKGARRRARINLLYCLPELTEEQRETIIDNMFATAPQAMIMMVDVGIRDPKKVEKHVRWHGDEILHQLKERGRNIIFLVPHGWAVDIPAMLISSRGQNIAAMFHNQKNELVDYWWNRLRRRFGGRIHARNDGIKPFISSIRQGYWGYYLPDQDHGAEHSEFVDFFATYKATLPAIGRLMKVCRADVVPLFPVYDAKTCCLDVFIRPPMDDLADADDKRIARRMNEEVEILVRPNPEQYTWILKLLKTRKPGEIEPYCRDDLYRD
- the pyk gene encoding pyruvate kinase, whose product is MSRRLRRTKIVTTLGPATDRDNNLEKIIAAGANVVRLNFSHGTAEDHQLRANKVREIAAKLGRHVAILGDLQGPKIRVSTFKEGKIFLNIGDKFLLDANLSKGEGDKEKVGIDYKGLPADVVPGDILLLDDGRVQLKVLQVEGMKVYTEVTVGGPLSNNKGINKLGGGLSAEALTEKDKEDIITAAKIGVDYLAVSFPRTGEDLNYARRLARDAGCHAKIVSKVERAEAVSSDEAMDDIILASDVVMVARGDLGVEIGDPELVGIQKKLIRRARKLNRAVITATQMMESMITNPMPTRAEVMDVANAVLDGTDAVMLSAETAAGQYPAETVAAMAKVCLGAEKIPSINVSKHRLDVQFDNIEESIAMSAMYAANHLKGVTALIAMTESGRTALMMSRISSGLPIFAMSRHEHTLNLTALYRGVTPVHFDSYTDGVAAANDAVIRLRDKGFLASGDLVIVTQGDVMGTVGTTNTTRILRVE
- a CDS encoding MurR/RpiR family transcriptional regulator, which gives rise to MNMLEKIQSYLELLSKSERKVAEVILSAPQTAIHSSIATLAKMSEVSEPTVNRFCRRLETKGFPDFKLHLAQSLANGTPYVNRNVEEDDSVDSYTSKIFESTMAGLEHVKSCLDISAINRAVDLLTQAKKISFFGFGASAAVAHDAMNKFFRFNIPVVYFDDIVMQRMSCMNSSEGDVVVLISHTGRTKSLVEMARLARKNDATVIAITSDGTPLARESTLMLRVDVPEDTDIYMPMVSRIAQLTLIDVLATGFTLRRGAKFRDNLKRVKEALRESRFDKEEQFTKTFN
- the zwf gene encoding glucose-6-phosphate dehydrogenase; its protein translation is MAVTSTAQACDLVIFGAKGDLARRKLLPSLYQLEKAGHIHPETRIIGVGRADWDKAEYTRVIRDALDTFMKEPIDEALWETLSNRLDFCNLDVEDTQGFDRLGKMLDQKNRTTINYFAMPPSTFGAICRGLGTAGLNKEPSRVVMEKPLGTDLASSCVINDQVAEYFKECQVYRIDHYLGKETVLNLLALRFANSLFSANWDNRTIDHVQITVAEEVGIEGRWGYFDKAGQMRDMIQNHLLQILTMIAMSPPSDLTTDRIRDEKVKVLRSLRRIDRNNVHETTVRGQYTSGFVQGNKVPGYLEEEGANKTSDTETFVAIRVDIDDWRWSGVPFYLRTGKRLPTKCSEVVVYFKNPALNLFRDSYQQLPQNKLIIRLQPDEGIEIQILNKIPGLEHKHRLQTVKLDLSFSETFNQQHLADAYERLLLETMRGIQALFVRRDEVEEAWKWVDSIMDAWSMDNDAPKPYQAGSWGPVASVAMITRDGRSWNEFE